In Debaryomyces hansenii CBS767 chromosome A complete sequence, a genomic segment contains:
- a CDS encoding DEHA2D07062p (similar to uniprot|Q12341 Saccharomyces cerevisiae YPL001W HAT1 Catalytic subunit of the histone acetyltransferase complex) gives MSDNSPITSITAASLQPELWTSSSNDALQIYITDSDGTALNFHPNFTYPIFGDSEQIFGYRDLVIFLCFDHCTFYPFLNVKYSDKLNDDTLEDPREKLLSYLPESTIFKDEVKWVDSINKEKEGFEIPGELVGNIFTHGDDKFGIYKLDLKNAQGLELHKRLQILVLLFIEAGSYIDHQDELWDIYVMYKVTDEKTPSIIGFCTAYNYWKYGGFEKFDSNQQEVRKKISQFIVLPMYQGLKLGGRFYNKLYEYWMQDPRVIEVVVEDPSESFDDLRDRCDLTRLCQNTIKVASVDLPLINTEWATKLRQEQKLEKRQFSRLLEMILIYQLEHNLTNITKKQVRLFIKKRLYEKNKEILDGLDEPTRLDKLQTAYASLESDYKRILSGLSLHKRALDSTEGSSKKSKPNV, from the coding sequence ATGAGTGATAATTCACCGATAACTAGTATAACGGCTGCTTCTTTACAACCTGAGTTGTGGACATCGTCGTCAAACGATGCAttacaaatatatataactGATTCAGATGGAACAGCCTTAAATTTTCATCCGAATTTTACATATCCAATATTTGGAGATTCAGaacaaatatttggataCAGAGACTTGGTAATCTTCTTATGTTTTGATCATTGTACGTTTTACCCCTTTTTGAATGTCAAATATAgtgataaattgaatgatgacACACTTGAAGACCCCcgtgaaaaattattgagtTATTTGCCAGAGTCTACCATTTTCAAGGATGAAGTCAAATGGGTCGATTCGATAAATAAGGAAAAAGAAGGTTTCGAAATTCCTGGAGAGTTGGTTGGGAATATTTTCACCCACGGAGATGATAAATTCGGAATTTACAAACTTGATTTAAAAAATGCACAAGGATTAGAACTCCATAAGAGATTGCAAATCTTGGTGTTATTGTTCATTGAAGCGGGTTCATATATTGACCATCAAGATGAATTATGGGATATTTATGTCATGTATAAGGTCACTGATGAAAAAACCCCAAGTATCATTGGGTTCTGCACAGCGTACAATTATTGGAAATACGGAGGGTTTGAGAAATTTGACTCAAACCAGCAAGAGGTCCGCAAGAagatttctcaatttattgtattGCCAATGTACCAGGGATTGAAATTGGGAGGGCGCTTCTATAACAAGTTATATGAGTATTGGATGCAAGATCCTCGAGTGATTGAAGTAGTGGTGGAAGACCCTAGTGAAAGCTTTGATGATTTAAGAGATAGATGTGACTTGACCAGATTGTGCCAGAACACCATCAAAGTGGCGTCAGTTGACTTACCTTTGATTAACACTGAATGGGCAACTAAGTTAAGACAAGAGCAGAAATTGGAAAAAAGACAGTTTTCGAGGTTATTggaaatgattttgatcTACCAATTGGAACACAATCTCACGAACATCACCAAAAAACAGGTCAGGTTGTTTATTAAAAAGAGATTGTATGAgaaaaacaaagaaatattggacGGCTTAGATGAGCCTACACGCTTGGACAAATTGCAGACTGCTTATGCGTCGTTGGAGCTGGATTACAAGAGAATTTTGTCTGGATTGTCGTTACACAAGCGTGCTCTCGATTCGACTGAAGGTAGCAGTAAGAAATCCAAACCTAATGTGTAG
- a CDS encoding DEHA2D07040p (highly similar to uniprot|P32528 Saccharomyces cerevisiae YBR208C DUR1 2 Urea amidolyase): MSYIGWTVQDWIKFHFENTPNESFALLIELVKSQSTEDPAWISLADEESLTHQWKFLQSKSNKMSLPLYGVPIAIKDNIDVKDFATTAACPSFSYVAEEDATTVKLLRNAGAIIIGKTNLDQFATGLVGTRSPYGITPNTFSKDHVSGGSSAGSASVVARGIVPVALGTDTAGSGRVPAGLNNLVGLKPTKGVFSCKGVVPACKSLDCVSIFSLNLQDAQLLFNVMAHEDGEQDEYSRVMPKNPLVKFSSAPKIAVPNNLLWFGEETNPKLYNEAVNVFSKLGGEMISLDIEPLLDLAKCLYEGPWVSERYTALKDFLATDPPKEALDPVVHSIIQGGKQYSAATAFDFEYKRQGILQTVNKLLKEIDVVIVPTAPLNPTIKQIEEEPIKVNSYQGTYTNFVNLADMSALAIPAGFRPDGLPFGITLLSHKFNDYALLELANRYMKLYSQSTPRFLGCLQDKNVSTMGDELLKLPEINFNTQIKLAVVGAHLKGFQLYWQLEKCHATFIESTKTSPNYKLYALPKTGPVAKPGLRRVTEFGAGIKVEVYAIPKERFGDFMSMVPEPLGIGSAELQSGEWVKSFICEEFGYNLPGTVDITEFGGWKNYQSVLEKEINKTMRPFKTVLVANRGEIAVRIMKTLKKLDVKSVAVYSNPDKYAKHSLMADVSISLDGVSPSETYLSIDKIIEAAKFSGAEAIIPGYGFLSENADFSDRCIKEGIVFVGPSGDAIRKLGLKHSAREIAARAGVPLVPGSDLVLDSQEAKSIAAKLEYPVMVKSTAGGGGIGLQKVDSEDDIERVFQTVQHQGKSYFGDSGVFIERFVEDARHVEVQVFGDGYGKAIALGERDCSLQRRNQKIIEETPAPNLTETTRIKMRKASESLAASINYKCAGTVEFIYDEKRDEFYFLEVNARLQVEHPITEMVTGLDLVEWMLLIAADKAPDFNREITVTGASMEARLYAENPVKDFMPSPGQLSEVSFPSWARVDGWVEKGTIVSAEYDPTLAKIIVHGTDRIDALRKLRDALNETVVHGCVTNIDYLRSIANSSMFADAKVATKVLDTYDYNPTAFEILNPGAYTTVQDFPGRKGYWHIGVPPSGCMDDYAFRLANRIVGNHKTAPGIEITFIGPKMLFHHDAIIAVTGGSVAVEINGTYIDQWIPIHIKRGDKLTIGKLTSGCRAYLAIRGGIDVPEYLGSRSTFALGNLGGHNGRVLKLGDVLFLGQPEIAGCKLPSAVSEPSPIPKCLIPSYDFSSTKNWTVGVTCGPHGSPDFFKPESIEEFFSEKWKVHYNSNRFGVRLIGPKPKWARADGGEAGLHPSNAHDYVYSLGAINFTGDEPVILTCDGPSLGGFVCQAVIAEAEMWKIGQVKPGDFIQFVPISYEDAKALKHSQDKVIETLEGELPSIANKVLTKPENPIIAEHKPNTKAPSVVYRQAGDRYILVEYGENTLDLNLSYRIHKLINMVQENNTPGIVEMSQGVRSVLIEYNHEITQQQLVDTLISFEKEITFVNKWKVPSRIIKLPMAFEDKKTLDAVKRYQETIRSDAPWLPNNVDFIADINGLTKNDIKDMMYSARYLVLGLGDVFLGAPCAVPLDPRHRLFGTKYNPSRTYTPNGAVGIGGSYMCIYTMDSPGGYQLIGRTIPIWDRLTLGTCSGKPWLLSPFDQIEFYPVSEEQIDKHTEEASAGKFKVDIVESVFDHKKYLDWVQENSKSIDEFQKQSGLKIEEVSNLIKQSNAELEKSSITQKTDEDIYGENVEKVYSEYSGRVWKPLVEVGDEVKDGQGIIIVEAMKTEMVVGSTKAGKVVKIVHTNGDVIDAGDLVAIIE, from the coding sequence ATGTCATATATTGGATGGACTGTTCAGGATTGGATTAAATTCCACTTCGAGAACACTCCTAATGAATCATTCGCTCTATTGATAGAATTGGTCAAGTCTCAGTCGACAGAGGATCCAGCATGGATTTCTTTGGCAGATGAAGAGAGCTTGACGCACCAATGGAAATTTTTACAATCAAAATCGAATAAAATGAGTTTACCCTTGTACGGAGTTCCAATCGCAATTAAAGATAACATAGATGTAAAGGATTTTGCTACTACTGCAGCATGTCCATCATTTAGTTATGtagcagaagaagatgcTACGACTGTGAAGTTGTTAAGAAATGCAGGTGCTATTATCATAGGTAAGACCAATTTAGATCAATTCGCAACAGGATTGGTTGGAACCAGATCACCATACGGAATTACACCCAATACATTCAGTAAAGACCATGTAAGTGGAGGATCATCCGCTGGGTCTGCATCTGTTGTAGCGAGAGGAATTGTTCCAGTTGCATTAGGAACGGATACTGCAGGGTCTGGTAGAGTACCGGCAggattgaataatttggttGGATTGAAGCCCACAAAAGGTGTTTTCTCGTGTAAGGGTGTAGTTCCAGCATGTAAGTCATTAGATTGTGTTTCAATCTTCCTGTTGAATTTGCAAGATGCACAATTATTGTTTAATGTAATGGCGCATGAAGATGGTGAACAAGATGAATATTCCAGAGTGATGCCAAAGAACCCATTAGTGAAATTTTCCCTGGCTCCAAAGATTGCTGTTCCTAACAACTTATTGTGGTTCGGTGAAGAAACTAATCCTAAATTATACAATGAAGCGGTGAACGTTTTTTCCAAGTTAGGAGGTGAAATGATTTCGTTGGACATTGAACCATTATTGGATTTGGCCAAATGTCTTTACGAAGGTCCTTGGGTTTCTGAAAGATATACGGCTTTGAAAGATTTCTTGGCTACTGACCCACCAAAGGAGGCGTTGGATCCTGTTGTACACTCGATTATTCAAGGTGGAAAACAATATTCGGCCGCTACTGCATTTGATTTCGAATATAAGAGACAAGGAATTTTACAAACGGTTAACAAGTTATTAAAGGAAATAGATGTGGTTATCGTTCCAACTGCTCCGTTGAATCCAACCATTAAGCAGATAGAAGAAGAACCTATCAAAGTAAACTCATATCAAGGTACCTACACTAATTTTGTTAACTTGGCCGACATGTCTGCATTAGCTATACCGGCTGGCTTCCGCCCTGATGGCTTACCATTCGGTATCACTTTATTATCGCATAAGTTTAATGATTATGCTTTACTTGAGTTAGCAAATCGTTACATGAAATTATATTCTCAATCAACTCCAAGATTTTTAGGTTGTTTGCAAGATAAAAATGTTTCTACTATGGGTGACGAGTTATTAAAATTGCCAGAAATTAACTTCAACACACAAATCAAACTTGCTGTTGTAGGAGCACATTTGAAAGGATTCCAATTATATTGGCAATTGGAGAAATGCCATGCAACATTTATTGAATCAACCAAAACATCACCAAACTATAAATTATACGCATTACCCAAGACGGGACCAGTTGCAAAACCAGGATTGAGAAGAGTTACCGAATTCGGTGCAGGTATCAAAGTAGAGGTTTATGCTATTCCGAAGGAGAGATTTGGAGATTTCATGAGCATGGTCCCTGAGCCATTGGGTATTGGATCAGCAGAATTGCAATCCGGAGAATGGGTAAAATCGTTTATTTGCGAAGAGTTTGGATATAACTTACCAGGTACAGTGGATATCACAGAATTCGGAGGATGGAAGAATTACCAATCTGTCTTAGAAAAAGAGATCAATAAAACCATGAGACCTTTTAAAACTGTATTAGTTGCTAATAGAGGTGAAATTGCTGTTAGAATCATGAaaactttgaaaaaattggacGTCAAATCCGTTGCAGTTTATTCAAATCCTGATAAATATGCTAAGCATTCATTGATGGCAGATGTTTCTATATCGTTAGATGGGGTGTCACCTTCGGAAACTTATCTTTCCATcgataaaattattgaagctGCGAAATTTTCAGGTGCGGAGGCCATTATTCCTGGTTACGGTTTCCTTTCAGAAAATGCAGATTTTTCTGATCGTTGTATCAAGGAAGGGATTGTTTTTGTCGGTCCTTCTGGTGATGCTATCAGAAAATTGGGGTTAAAGCATTCAGCTAGAGAAATTGCTGCTAGAGCTGGTGTTCCATTAGTTCCAGGTTCTGACTTAGTTTTGGATTCTCAAGAGGCCAAGTCAATCGCTGCAAAATTAGAATATCCTGTTATGGTAAAGTCTACTgctggtggtggtggtatCGGTTTACAAAAAGTCGATTCagaagatgatattgaaaggGTCTTCCAGACAGTTCAACACCAAGGTAAATCTTATTTCGGCGATTCGGGTGTTTTTATCGAACGATTTGTGGAAGATGCAAGACATGTCGAGGTTCAAGTTTTTGGTGATGGATATGGTAAAGCGATTGCCTTAGGAGAAAGAGACTGTTCTTTACAACGTCGTaaccaaaaaattataGAAGAAACACCGGCACCAAACTTAACTGAAACGACAAGAATCAAAATGAGGAAAGCATCTGAATCGTTGGCTGCATCGATCAACTATAAATGTGCTGGTACAGTTGAATTCATTTACGACGAAAAGAGagatgaattttatttcttagAAGTGAATGCTCGTTTACAAGTCGAACACCCAATCACTGAAATGGTAACTGGTTTAGATTTAGTTGAATGGATGTTATTGATTGCTGCTGACAAAGCGCCAGATTTTAATAGAGAAATAACTGTTACTGGAGCATCAATGGAAGCAAGATTATATGCAGAGAACCCTGTTAAGGACTTTATGCCTTCTCCAGGTCAATTATCTGAAGTATCATTTCCATCTTGGGCTAGAGTTGACGGATGGGTTGAAAAAGGTACTATTGTTTCTGCTGAATACGATCCAACGTTGgcaaaaattattgttCATGGAACGGATAGAATTGATGCGTTAAGAAAGTTACGTGATGCACTTAATGAAACAGTTGTCCATGGATGTGTTActaatattgattatttgagaTCAATCGCCAACTCATCAATGTTCGCTGACGCAAAGGTTGCTACAAAAGTATTGGATACCTATGATTATAACCCAACagcatttgaaattttgaatccTGGTGCTTATACAACGGTCCAGGATTTCCCAGGTAGAAAAGGATACTGGCATATTGGTGTTCCACCATCTGGTTGTATGGATGATTATGCTTTTAGATTAGCTAATAGAATTGTTGGAAATCATAAAACTGCCCCAGGTATTGAAATTACTTTTATTGGTCCTAAAATGTTATTCCACCACGACGCAATAATTGCTGTCACAGGTGGTTCTGTTGCAGTTGAAATTAATGGTACATACATTGATCAATGGATTCCAATTCACATTAAAAGAGGTGACAAATTGACAATTGGTAAACTTACATCAGGTTGCAGAGCTTACTTAGCGATCAGAGGTGGTATTGATGTTCCAGAATACTTGGGTTCAAGATCTACTTTTGCCTTAGGTAATCTAGGTGGCCATAATGGAAGAGTTTTGAAGTTAGGTGATGTGTTGTTTTTGGGTCAACCAGAAATAGCTGGCTGCAAATTGCCATCTGCTGTTTCTGAACCATcaccaattccaaaatgCTTGATCCCATCTTATGATTTCAGCTCAACTAAGAATTGGACTGTCGGCGTTACATGTGGTCCACATGGCTCTCCAGATTTCTTCAAACCTGAATCAATAGAGGAATTCTTCagtgaaaaatggaaagtTCATTACAATTCAAATAGATTTGGAGTTAGGTTAATTGGTCCAAAACCAAAGTGGGCTAGAGCCGACGGTGGTGAAGCAGGATTACATCCTTCAAATGCACACGATTACGTTTATTCATTGGGTGCAATTAACTTCACAGGTGATGAACCAGTCATTTTGACTTGTGATGGCCCTTCGTTGGGTGGATTTGTATGCCAAGCTGTTATTGCTGAGGCAGAGATGTGGAAGATTGGTCAGGTCAAGCCAGGtgattttattcaattcgttCCTATCTCTTATGAAGATGCTAAGGCATTAAAGCATAGCCAAGATAAGGTGATCGAAACTTTGGAAGGTGAATTACCAAGCATCGCAAATAAAGTATTAACAAAACCTGAAAATCCAATTATCGCAGAACATAAACCTAATACAAAAGCCCCATCGGTTGTCTATCGTCAAGCCGGTGATAGATATATCCTTGTTGAATATGGTGAAAATACtttagatttgaatttgagtTATAGAATTCACAAGTTAATCAACATGGTCCAGGAAAATAATACACCAGGAATCGTTGAAATGTCCCAGGGTGTTAGATCTGTTTTGATTGAATATAACCACGAAATTACACAGCAACAACTAGTTGATactttgatttcttttgaaaagGAGATCACATTTGTCAATAAGTGGAAGGTTCCTTCaagaatcattaaattaCCCATGGCGTTTGAGGATAAGAAGACCTTAGATGCGGTCAAGAGATACCAAGAAACTATTAGATCTGACGCTCCTTGGCTACCAAACAACGTGGACTTTATTGCTGATATTAACGGTTTAACgaaaaatgatatcaaGGATATGATGTACTCTGCCAGATACTTGGTACTTGGATTAGGGGATGTATTCCTTGGGGCTCCATGTGCGGTACCATTAGATCCAAGACACAGATTGTTCGGTACTAAATATAACCCTTCTCGTACGTACACTCCTAACGGAGCTGTTGGTATTGGGGGTAGTTACATGTGTATCTACACCATGGATTCTCCCGGTGGTTATCAATTAATCGGACGTACCATTCCAATTTGGGATAGATTAACTTTGGGAACCTGTTCAGGCAAGCCATGGTTATTGTCTCCATTTGACcaaattgaattctatCCTGTCTCtgaagaacaaattgataaGCATACTGAAGAAGCTTCTGCTGGTAAATTTAAGGTTGATATTGTTGAGTCTGTATTCGACCACAAAAAGTACTTAGACTGGGTCCAAGAAAACTCAAAGTCCATAGACGAATTCCAGAAACAAAGTGGACTAAAGATAGAAGAAGTCAGTAACCTTATTAAGCAATCTAATGCCGAATTGGAAAAGAGTTCTATTACTCAAAAGACTGACGAGGACATCTACGGTGAGAATGTTGAGAAGGTATATTCTGAGTATTCAGGTAGAGTTTGGAAGCCTCTTGTTGAAGTTGGGGATGAAGTTAAAGATGGACAAGGTATAATTATCGTTGAAGCTATGAAGACAGAAATGGTTGTTGGGTCGACCAAAGCCGGTAAAGTTGTGAAGATTGTTCATACAAATGGAGATGTCATTGATGCTGGTGACTTGGttgcaattattgaatga